The following are from one region of the Cronobacter dublinensis subsp. dublinensis LMG 23823 genome:
- a CDS encoding TetR family transcriptional regulator yields MTYLHRDERRQELLEAAVKIALSDGLGAMTVRRVAQEAQTAAGQIHRLFASSSELKAEAFLLSVKQALALVLESGKQENASWSEMLRWCLVAETSNEGRQYKRLWKEAEVMSHQDEIMLASVQAATVEWHKTIESIIVNGVESAEFTCKDNIKDVSWRLLVFSCGMDGIYDLQLQEFSENNYLRYMDDFIKTNLSMTD; encoded by the coding sequence ATGACATACCTTCATCGTGATGAAAGGCGGCAAGAGCTGCTCGAAGCGGCCGTGAAAATAGCGCTATCGGATGGACTGGGTGCGATGACTGTTCGTCGCGTGGCGCAAGAAGCGCAAACGGCGGCGGGGCAGATCCATCGCCTGTTTGCGTCCTCTTCGGAGCTTAAAGCCGAGGCGTTTCTGCTTTCCGTTAAACAGGCACTGGCACTGGTGCTGGAATCAGGCAAACAAGAGAATGCGAGCTGGTCTGAAATGCTCAGATGGTGCCTGGTAGCAGAAACCAGCAATGAGGGGCGACAGTACAAGCGTTTATGGAAAGAGGCCGAGGTCATGTCTCATCAGGATGAGATCATGCTGGCCTCAGTGCAGGCTGCGACCGTTGAATGGCATAAAACCATTGAATCTATCATCGTTAATGGTGTGGAAAGTGCGGAGTTTACCTGCAAAGACAATATAAAAGACGTTTCATGGCGCCTGCTGGTATTTTCTTGTGGCATGGATGGTATTTATGATCTGCAGTTGCAGGAATTTAGCGAAAATAACTACTTACGTTATATGGATGATTTTATTAAAACGAATCTCTCAATGACTGATTAA
- a CDS encoding MipA/OmpV family protein, translating to MAISNLMKGMNNPLGTAFSAMLVLGGINTCAYAGDLSLGITSGWSTKLYNGVGNNKSDLLFPTVDYETGAFWLHGLSAGADLYRTPQDRLSVLGYYLPLSFKPKDSSSWAMRQLNKRRSTLMTGLSYEHQTESWGAFKAILAADAIHSGNGLNLDTSWSYPVQTGALNIIPALGVNWSSKKFNQYYYGVSGSESRRSGLSAYNPDDSWSSFAELTLDYSLTTSLDIYGGARYTVLASEIKNSPMVAKGTLLGLWTGFSYSF from the coding sequence ATGGCTATCAGTAATTTAATGAAAGGGATGAATAATCCCTTAGGGACCGCTTTTTCCGCAATGTTGGTTTTGGGCGGGATAAATACCTGTGCATATGCTGGTGATTTATCGTTGGGTATAACCTCCGGGTGGTCAACAAAGCTATATAACGGTGTTGGTAATAATAAAAGCGATCTGCTTTTCCCTACCGTTGATTATGAAACTGGCGCATTTTGGCTTCACGGGTTAAGTGCAGGTGCTGATCTATACAGAACGCCGCAAGACCGACTTTCAGTCCTGGGATATTACCTGCCGCTCTCTTTCAAGCCTAAAGATAGCTCTTCATGGGCTATGCGGCAGTTAAATAAAAGACGCAGTACATTAATGACGGGGTTAAGTTATGAACACCAGACGGAGAGCTGGGGTGCGTTTAAAGCCATACTGGCAGCAGATGCCATTCATAGCGGTAACGGATTAAATCTCGACACTTCGTGGAGTTATCCGGTGCAAACCGGTGCGCTGAATATCATCCCCGCACTGGGTGTTAACTGGAGCAGCAAAAAATTCAACCAGTATTACTACGGCGTAAGCGGATCGGAATCAAGAAGAAGCGGTCTTTCTGCTTATAACCCGGATGACAGCTGGTCTTCTTTTGCTGAGCTGACGCTAGATTATTCGCTAACAACCAGCCTTGATATTTATGGCGGTGCCCGATATACCGTGCTTGCCAGTGAGATAAAAAATAGCCCAATGGTTGCGAAAGGCACACTCCTGGGGTTATGGACAGGTTTTTCTTATAGTTTCTGA
- a CDS encoding helix-turn-helix domain-containing protein, translating into MDALFFETLIAWIENNLEENLTIDRLASKAGYSKWHLQRGFKMHTGMTVGFFIVKKRMEKALVELANGDDAIITIALKNGYGSHQTFTRAFTLYYGVSPGRYRRRNGKRR; encoded by the coding sequence ATGGACGCCTTATTTTTTGAAACATTAATTGCCTGGATTGAAAATAACCTTGAGGAGAATTTGACAATAGACAGGCTCGCTTCAAAAGCGGGCTATTCGAAATGGCATCTGCAACGCGGATTCAAGATGCATACCGGCATGACGGTGGGGTTTTTTATCGTAAAGAAGCGAATGGAGAAGGCATTAGTTGAATTGGCTAATGGCGATGACGCTATCATTACCATAGCGCTGAAAAATGGTTATGGTTCGCACCAGACCTTCACCCGCGCGTTCACGCTTTATTACGGGGTTTCTCCAGGGCGCTATCGTCGACGCAACGGGAAAAGGCGATAA
- a CDS encoding GNAT family N-acetyltransferase: MISFRAMTNDEYPAYLDYFVHDYACELETNYRLSQRDALARAKQEISDLLPGGVNTLGHVLLSIVMHSDNTHNHVGYLWYKPDTTMRTVFIYDFHIFNASQGQGLGKQSLRVFENYLHAQNFKEIRLRVAGDNDRARHVYEASGFGVTGFNMSKSITDGDTDN; this comes from the coding sequence GTGATTTCTTTCCGTGCGATGACAAATGATGAGTACCCTGCTTACCTCGACTATTTTGTTCATGATTATGCCTGTGAACTCGAAACAAACTATCGGCTCTCCCAGCGTGATGCGCTGGCAAGGGCGAAGCAGGAAATATCGGACTTACTTCCCGGGGGGGTTAATACCCTAGGGCATGTTTTATTGAGTATTGTTATGCATTCGGACAATACTCACAATCACGTGGGTTATCTCTGGTATAAACCCGATACGACTATGCGCACGGTTTTTATCTACGATTTTCATATTTTCAACGCCAGCCAGGGACAGGGGCTTGGTAAACAATCTCTACGTGTTTTTGAAAATTATCTGCATGCACAGAATTTTAAAGAGATCAGACTGCGTGTTGCCGGTGATAATGATCGCGCCCGGCATGTCTATGAAGCGAGCGGATTCGGTGTTACGGGTTTTAATATGAGTAAGTCTATTACCGACGGCGACACTGACAATTAA
- a CDS encoding SDR family oxidoreductase, whose translation MTIKHVLIIGASRGIGRGLAETFARDGVDVIATVRSEKSHGEAFAGITTQLVDMTDAASCAQLQETLSAVKFDALIVNAGIYGPDHQSPARVTQDEAASLFMTNAIAPVRLAEAMLPQVREGGVIAFMSSRTASFTYNDTGDMALYRASKSALNSLARSFAVTKALPGKRAVLLLHPGWVQTDMGGSRAPVTVEESAAGLKAVITAALDNPSCRFVDYQGEEIAP comes from the coding sequence ATGACAATAAAACATGTTTTGATTATCGGGGCATCGCGCGGCATTGGTCGTGGGCTTGCCGAGACATTCGCACGCGATGGCGTCGACGTGATCGCGACGGTGCGTAGCGAGAAAAGCCATGGCGAGGCGTTTGCTGGCATAACGACCCAACTCGTTGATATGACGGACGCTGCCAGCTGCGCGCAGCTTCAGGAAACGCTGAGCGCAGTAAAATTTGACGCGCTCATTGTTAACGCAGGCATCTATGGGCCGGATCATCAGAGCCCTGCCAGGGTTACGCAAGACGAAGCCGCATCGTTGTTTATGACGAACGCGATTGCGCCGGTGCGCCTCGCCGAAGCGATGCTCCCTCAGGTACGTGAAGGCGGCGTTATCGCGTTTATGTCGTCACGCACCGCGAGCTTTACGTATAACGACACCGGCGACATGGCGCTCTATCGCGCCAGCAAAAGCGCGCTGAATTCACTGGCTCGCTCGTTCGCGGTGACTAAAGCCTTGCCAGGGAAACGCGCCGTCTTACTGCTGCACCCCGGCTGGGTCCAGACCGACATGGGCGGCTCACGCGCACCGGTAACGGTCGAGGAGAGCGCCGCGGGCCTGAAAGCGGTTATCACGGCCGCGCTGGATAATCCCTCATGCCGGTTTGTCGATTACCAGGGCGAAGAGATAGCGCCATAG
- a CDS encoding alpha/beta hydrolase family protein, with the protein MRFRLRKTVIIISVLILLVTLWVMSRLAIFDAQSLPQAHTVTFIHNGNPLQGTLTLPDSVQHPPVALLVHGDGAQDRWSQGGYLPLVNTLLENGIAVFSWDKPGVGESGGNWLAQTMRDRSDEAVQAMTTLRKIPALSHSRFGFLGFFQAGWVVPKAAALAHADFAVIVGGAINWRDQGSYFLETRLALSGHTPSEIAQAIQNDRLDFARRYSAPTVSRPCAGRCTRDDFERRNALADARADITQMKIPVMVLMGANDRNVRPGETLTVWAATLPPATPRCLRMMDGATHGLLKSRWYDYQLPSQWPWWAQALFLLSGEHAYAPGAPEAIATWIHTQQCAPY; encoded by the coding sequence ATGCGTTTCCGGCTTCGTAAGACGGTCATCATCATTAGTGTTTTGATTCTGCTGGTAACCCTGTGGGTAATGAGCCGCCTTGCGATTTTTGATGCGCAGAGCCTGCCGCAAGCTCATACGGTGACTTTTATTCATAATGGAAATCCCTTACAGGGGACACTGACGCTTCCGGATAGTGTGCAACATCCCCCCGTAGCGCTTCTGGTGCATGGTGACGGCGCCCAGGATCGCTGGTCGCAAGGCGGCTATCTCCCCCTTGTAAATACGCTGCTGGAAAACGGTATTGCCGTATTTTCATGGGATAAACCTGGCGTAGGGGAGAGTGGTGGAAACTGGCTGGCGCAAACGATGCGCGATCGTAGTGACGAAGCGGTACAGGCGATGACAACGCTTAGAAAAATACCCGCGCTCTCGCACAGCCGATTCGGTTTTTTGGGTTTTTTTCAAGCAGGATGGGTAGTGCCGAAGGCTGCCGCGCTGGCGCATGCTGACTTTGCCGTCATTGTTGGCGGTGCGATTAACTGGCGCGATCAGGGAAGCTATTTTCTTGAAACAAGGCTTGCGCTTTCAGGGCACACGCCTTCAGAGATAGCGCAGGCAATACAAAATGACAGACTGGATTTTGCCAGGCGTTATTCCGCACCAACCGTCTCGCGGCCCTGTGCAGGGCGCTGTACCCGTGATGATTTTGAACGGCGCAATGCGCTTGCCGATGCCCGTGCGGATATCACGCAAATGAAGATTCCCGTAATGGTGTTAATGGGCGCCAATGACCGCAACGTCAGGCCTGGCGAAACGCTGACTGTGTGGGCCGCCACGTTGCCTCCAGCGACACCGCGTTGCCTGCGGATGATGGATGGCGCAACGCACGGCTTGCTGAAAAGCCGTTGGTACGATTACCAGCTTCCCTCTCAGTGGCCATGGTGGGCGCAGGCGCTGTTTCTGCTTTCCGGTGAGCACGCATATGCGCCCGGCGCACCTGAGGCGATCGCCACCTGGATCCATACCCAACAATGCGCGCCATACTGA
- a CDS encoding glycosyltransferase, protein MRKVPRVIHQVYTAGWQRLPEEIRALIAGLQKMNPDYEYRFYDEPAIIAWIERHFGRDMLELYQRINPEYGAARADLFRYLVIYQEGGVYLDVKSFCSRPLDDVIPPDCELMLCHWDNGPGGQDHKKGLHKELAALPHGEFQQWNVIAAPRSPWLRAVIDEVTERIRNYQPARYGIGMKGVLSTTGPIPFTLAISRVPPGDGIYYVQNHRTVGLKYCGVDSKVLKRFKKSAYARLKTPVVTLSERDYARYQLWLVFVHPFMRLRKNIVNETSIAIEKIARLFSTDGAKGVSRGKRGWPAALRRTGKRLGLLAVGLLALTGLHAGYGQLTGNFHEVIDGELYRSAQPDAQDIANYSDRYHIRTILNLRDEARGDWYQQEKAAALAHGIRLVDYPLSSGREISVKEAEKLADLMKSLPRPILIHCDHGANRTGLVSAIYLDAVAQTSDFTAQWQLSPWYGHFPVPGIGRYAMYSSYKRFQVMSPY, encoded by the coding sequence ATGAGAAAAGTACCGCGCGTGATCCATCAGGTTTATACCGCCGGCTGGCAGCGTCTGCCGGAAGAGATCCGGGCGCTGATCGCCGGGTTGCAAAAAATGAACCCGGATTATGAGTATCGCTTTTATGATGAGCCCGCCATCATCGCCTGGATTGAGAGGCATTTTGGCCGCGATATGCTTGAGCTTTACCAGCGTATTAACCCGGAGTATGGCGCGGCGCGTGCCGATCTATTCCGCTATCTGGTTATCTACCAGGAAGGCGGCGTCTATCTCGATGTGAAAAGCTTCTGCTCCCGCCCCCTTGATGATGTCATCCCCCCTGACTGTGAACTGATGCTTTGCCACTGGGACAACGGTCCTGGCGGCCAGGATCATAAAAAAGGGCTACATAAAGAACTGGCCGCGCTGCCGCATGGCGAGTTTCAGCAGTGGAACGTCATTGCCGCACCGCGTTCGCCCTGGCTGCGCGCGGTGATCGACGAAGTCACTGAGCGCATCAGAAATTACCAGCCCGCCAGATATGGCATCGGTATGAAAGGCGTGCTGAGCACCACCGGGCCTATCCCGTTTACGCTTGCCATCAGCCGCGTTCCGCCCGGCGACGGTATTTATTATGTGCAGAATCACCGTACCGTCGGCCTTAAGTATTGTGGTGTGGACAGTAAAGTCCTTAAGCGGTTTAAAAAAAGCGCGTATGCGCGCCTGAAGACGCCGGTGGTGACGTTAAGCGAACGTGACTACGCGCGGTATCAGTTATGGCTGGTGTTTGTGCATCCCTTTATGCGGCTGCGCAAAAATATCGTTAATGAAACCAGCATCGCCATAGAGAAAATCGCCCGTCTCTTTTCCACTGATGGGGCAAAAGGCGTGTCGCGGGGGAAAAGAGGCTGGCCTGCCGCGCTGCGTCGTACCGGCAAGCGACTCGGTCTGCTGGCCGTAGGGCTGCTGGCGCTGACGGGGCTGCATGCAGGCTACGGGCAGCTGACCGGTAATTTTCATGAGGTCATTGACGGTGAACTCTATCGCTCAGCGCAGCCGGATGCGCAGGACATTGCGAATTATAGCGACCGTTACCATATCCGCACCATTCTGAACCTGCGCGATGAAGCGCGCGGCGACTGGTATCAGCAGGAAAAAGCCGCCGCGCTGGCGCATGGCATCAGGCTGGTGGACTATCCATTAAGTTCAGGCCGGGAAATCAGCGTTAAAGAAGCGGAAAAACTGGCCGACCTGATGAAGAGCCTGCCGCGGCCGATTCTGATCCACTGCGATCACGGCGCTAATCGCACAGGGCTTGTCTCCGCCATTTATCTTGATGCTGTCGCGCAAACCAGTGATTTCACCGCGCAGTGGCAGCTGAGCCCCTGGTATGGCCATTTTCCTGTGCCCGGCATCGGTCGCTATGCGATGTACAGCTCTTATAAACGTTTCCAGGTGATGAGCCCTTACTGA
- a CDS encoding histidine phosphatase family protein yields the protein MKIILMRHGRPLLSQTGALRASDMRGWIADYDRADIGRDAPPAASRELAERANVVISSDLPRALSSLAALGREPAQTDALYREAHLPVFRLGGLRLSPFTWAAIFRGLWLCGIAGEVEPLREAKRRAMDAADSLIRLSSTADDTVLLMGHGIMNRLIAGALQEKGWRETDKPGKGYWSAGVYQSPG from the coding sequence ATGAAGATAATCCTGATGCGCCATGGCAGGCCTTTGTTATCCCAAACGGGCGCGCTAAGGGCGTCTGATATGCGCGGCTGGATCGCAGATTACGATCGTGCGGATATTGGCCGCGATGCCCCGCCAGCGGCAAGTCGTGAGCTGGCGGAACGGGCTAATGTGGTTATCAGTAGCGACTTACCCAGAGCCCTCTCCTCCCTGGCGGCGCTCGGTCGTGAACCTGCGCAAACTGATGCGTTATACCGGGAGGCGCATTTACCGGTCTTTCGTCTGGGCGGCCTGCGGTTGTCCCCGTTCACCTGGGCTGCGATTTTTCGTGGGTTATGGCTGTGCGGAATAGCGGGCGAGGTGGAACCGTTGCGTGAGGCAAAGCGGCGCGCCATGGACGCCGCGGACAGCCTGATCAGGCTCTCATCAACAGCTGACGATACGGTATTGCTGATGGGGCATGGCATTATGAACCGGCTTATTGCCGGCGCGCTGCAGGAAAAAGGCTGGCGGGAAACAGACAAACCCGGCAAGGGTTACTGGAGCGCGGGCGTATATCAGTCGCCCGGCTGA